A segment of the Flavobacterium azooxidireducens genome:
TAGTGACGGTTTTGGACTAACTCAAATTAAAGCCCGTGTTAAAAATTTGAAAGGAAAAATTACAATCAATTCTAAAATGAACGCCGGAACATTAGTTTATATTAAACTTCAAATTCCACATTAAACTTTCTTCTCCATTTCAATAATTTCTAGAGCTTTAATTTGCTCTCCGTCAATTTCAAATCGAAGCATTGTTCGCACTTGATGAAAGCCACTGATTCCGGCTGCACCGGGATTCATGTGAAGTAAATTCAATGTTTTATCAAACTGCACTTTTAAAATGTGCGAATGCCCACAAATAAATAATTTTGGCGGATTATTTTTAAGTTCCTTTCGAATCGTCTGATTATATTTTCCAGGATAACCACCAATATGTGTTATTAAAACCTCTACACCTTCACAAAAAAAACGATTGTTCAAAGGAAATTCCATCCGAGCTTTATCATTATCTATATTACCATAAACAGCCCGTAGCGGTTTGAGTTTTTTAATTTCATCGGTCACAGTCAAATCACCAATATCGCCGGCATGCCAGACTTCATCGGCTAAACGAACATATTTCAGAATCTTTTCATCAATAAAACTATGCGTGTCAGAAAGAAGAAGAATTTTTTTCAATTTTATTTTTTTTCCAAGAAAGCACGAAGATACAAAGAGAAAAATAATAAGAGCTTATTTTCTATTTTGAAAATAATAGAACCTTTTAAACTTCATTTGCTTTTTCAGATTCCTACGGAATGACAAGTTTGTGTGAAAACTGTAACCGAAATCTCCCATCTTCCATCTTCCATCTTCCATCTTCCATCTTCCATCTTCCATCTTCCATCTTCCATCTTCCATCTTCCATCTTCCATCTTCCATCTTCCATCTTCCATCTTCCATCTTCCATCTTCCATCTCCCATCTTCCATCTCCCATCTTAAAGTTTAACGTAAAATTATATCCTCCGTAAATTTGATACAATTTCAATTCAATTATCTTTGTAGATTGAAAATATGAGATACTTTATCAAACTAGCATATAACGGAACCAACTACCACGGGTGGCAAACGCAGCCCAATGCAGTATCTGTTCAGGAAACATTGGAAAAAGCACTTTCTCTTTTACTTAAAAATAAAATAGAAATTGTGGCGGCCGGTCGAACAGATTCAGGAGTTCATGCCAAAGAAATGTTTGCTCATTTTGATTTTGAAGAGGCTATTGATAGTACTTTTTGGGTTCCTAAACTCAATTCCTATCTTCCAAAAGACATCGTAATTCATTCTATTTTTGAAGTGAATGCGGAAGCTCATGCCCGTTTTGATGCCATTGAAAGAACCTACGAATACCACATTCATTCCACCAAAGATGCTTTTATTAATGAATTAAGCTGGTATCATTTTTATCCTTTAAATTTGGAAAAAATGAATCAAGCGGCAAAAATTTTGTTGGAATACACCGATTTTGAATGCTTTTCAAAAGTGAATACCGATGTTTTTACTTTTAATTGTAAAATAAAAAACGCCTTTTGGCAGCAAAATGAGAATCAATTGATTTTTACGATAACTGCCGATCGTTTTCTACGAAATATGGTGCGAGCAATCGTGGGAACTATGATTAATATTGGCCAAGGAAAAATTGAACCGGAACATTTACGAACTATCATCGAAAGTAAAAACCGAAGTCAAGCAGGATTTTCTGCACCGGCTCACGGACTCTATTTAACCCAAATTTTATATCCATACAGCACCGAATGAAAGCAT
Coding sequences within it:
- a CDS encoding metallophosphoesterase family protein; translated protein: MKKILLLSDTHSFIDEKILKYVRLADEVWHAGDIGDLTVTDEIKKLKPLRAVYGNIDNDKARMEFPLNNRFFCEGVEVLITHIGGYPGKYNQTIRKELKNNPPKLFICGHSHILKVQFDKTLNLLHMNPGAAGISGFHQVRTMLRFEIDGEQIKALEIIEMEKKV
- the truA gene encoding tRNA pseudouridine(38-40) synthase TruA, coding for MRYFIKLAYNGTNYHGWQTQPNAVSVQETLEKALSLLLKNKIEIVAAGRTDSGVHAKEMFAHFDFEEAIDSTFWVPKLNSYLPKDIVIHSIFEVNAEAHARFDAIERTYEYHIHSTKDAFINELSWYHFYPLNLEKMNQAAKILLEYTDFECFSKVNTDVFTFNCKIKNAFWQQNENQLIFTITADRFLRNMVRAIVGTMINIGQGKIEPEHLRTIIESKNRSQAGFSAPAHGLYLTQILYPYSTE